One stretch of Streptomyces sp. 135 DNA includes these proteins:
- a CDS encoding ATP-binding protein, whose protein sequence is MHEPASPASWRIALPHTAAAVPVARALVRTALTDIESSADTDTAELLTAELVANAVEHTVGRDPIELVIELLPTGCQVEVHDSSPLPPGDLTAPDPPGAPDPWQEHGRGLLLIRTLSSSCGHRPTGSGKAVWFTLPTRRGADGH, encoded by the coding sequence TTGCACGAGCCTGCCTCCCCCGCCTCCTGGCGCATCGCGCTGCCGCACACCGCGGCAGCCGTGCCCGTCGCGCGCGCCCTGGTCCGTACCGCGCTCACCGACATCGAGTCGTCCGCCGACACCGACACCGCCGAACTGCTCACCGCGGAGCTGGTCGCCAACGCCGTCGAGCACACCGTGGGGCGTGACCCCATAGAGCTGGTGATCGAGCTGCTGCCGACCGGCTGCCAGGTCGAGGTGCACGACTCCAGCCCGCTGCCGCCCGGCGACCTCACCGCCCCGGACCCGCCCGGCGCGCCGGACCCCTGGCAGGAGCACGGCCGCGGGCTGCTCCTGATCCGCACCCTCAGCTCGTCCTGCGGCCACCGGCCCACCGGCTCCGGCAAAGCCGTCTGGTTCACCCTCCCCACACGCCGTGGGGCGGACGG
- a CDS encoding enoyl-CoA hydratase family protein codes for MSPFTGSASRTPEWRHLLLAVDDGVATVTLARPDRLNALTFGAYADLRDLLAELSRDKSVRALVLGGEGRGFCSGGDVDEIIGATLAMDTAQLLDFNRMTGQVVRAIRECPFPVIAAVHGVAAGAGAVLALAADFRVADPSARFSFLFTRVGLSGGDMGAAYLLPRVVGLGHATRLLMLGDAVRAPEAERIGLISELTDEGKAAEAARTLARRLADGPALAYAQTKALLTSELDMPLAASVELDAATQALLMNGEDYAEFHAAFTEKRPPKWQGR; via the coding sequence ATGAGTCCCTTCACCGGCTCCGCATCCCGCACCCCCGAGTGGCGGCATCTGCTCCTCGCCGTCGACGACGGGGTCGCCACGGTCACCCTCGCCCGCCCCGACCGGCTCAACGCGCTCACCTTCGGCGCCTACGCCGACCTGCGCGACCTCCTCGCCGAGCTCTCCCGGGACAAGTCCGTACGCGCCCTCGTGCTCGGCGGTGAGGGGCGCGGATTCTGCTCGGGCGGCGATGTCGACGAGATCATCGGCGCGACCCTCGCCATGGACACCGCCCAGCTCCTCGACTTCAACCGCATGACGGGCCAGGTCGTGCGGGCCATCAGGGAGTGCCCCTTCCCGGTGATCGCCGCCGTGCACGGGGTCGCCGCGGGCGCCGGCGCCGTGCTCGCCCTCGCCGCGGACTTCCGCGTCGCGGACCCGAGCGCCCGCTTCTCCTTCCTCTTCACCCGGGTCGGGCTCTCCGGCGGCGACATGGGCGCCGCCTACCTCCTGCCCCGCGTCGTCGGCCTCGGCCACGCCACGCGGCTGCTGATGCTGGGCGACGCGGTGCGGGCCCCGGAGGCCGAGCGGATCGGCCTGATCAGCGAGCTGACGGACGAAGGCAAGGCGGCGGAGGCCGCCCGGACCCTGGCCCGCCGCCTCGCCGACGGCCCGGCCCTGGCCTACGCCCAGACGAAGGCGCTGCTCACCTCCGAACTGGACATGCCGCTGGCCGCCTCCGTGGAACTGGACGCGGCGACCCAGGCACTGCTGATGAACGGCGAGGACTACGCCGAGTTCCACGCCGCGTTCACGGAGAAGCGGCCGCCGAAGTGGCAGGGCCGGTGA